From a single Nocardioides panacis genomic region:
- a CDS encoding helix-turn-helix transcriptional regulator — protein sequence MSTAADHFTGFLDVLAGALDDHEATAEDLAGRLYLSRFHLDRIVASVAGESPSRFRRRILLERSAYRLATTRRTILDIAVEAGYGSHEAFTRAFTKAYGVGPGRWREHPTRLRIDAPSDVHFHPPGSLRLPAEKKVTPMDLLTKMVEHHVWLTGEIVERAARLSDDQLDEAIEVNVDDDHQTIRSLASRLVGQMAMWNAAVANRAYDWAVEEHESVDSLRDRLAVEGPAYLAQVREVAEQGRLDDTFVDALCEPAEVFTYGGMIAHVLTFAAHRRCLVVMALAKHGVPDLGWGDPMTWVAQPA from the coding sequence ATGAGCACAGCCGCCGACCACTTCACCGGCTTCCTGGACGTCCTCGCCGGCGCGCTCGACGACCACGAGGCCACCGCCGAGGACCTGGCCGGCCGGCTGTACCTGTCGCGGTTCCACCTCGACCGGATCGTCGCCTCGGTCGCCGGTGAGTCACCGAGCCGGTTCCGCCGCCGGATCCTGCTCGAGCGCTCGGCGTACCGGCTGGCCACCACCCGCCGGACGATCCTCGACATCGCCGTCGAGGCCGGGTACGGCTCGCACGAGGCGTTCACCCGGGCGTTCACCAAGGCGTACGGCGTCGGGCCCGGCCGGTGGCGCGAGCACCCCACCCGGCTGCGGATCGACGCGCCCAGCGACGTGCACTTCCACCCACCCGGGAGCCTGCGGCTCCCCGCCGAGAAGAAGGTGACACCCATGGACCTGCTCACCAAGATGGTCGAGCACCACGTCTGGCTGACCGGAGAGATCGTCGAGCGGGCCGCCCGGCTCAGCGACGACCAGCTCGACGAGGCGATCGAGGTCAACGTCGACGACGACCACCAGACGATCCGGTCCCTGGCCTCCCGGCTGGTCGGCCAGATGGCCATGTGGAACGCGGCGGTCGCGAACCGGGCCTACGACTGGGCGGTCGAGGAGCACGAGTCCGTCGACTCGCTGCGGGACCGGCTGGCGGTCGAGGGCCCGGCGTACCTCGCCCAGGTGCGCGAGGTGGCCGAGCAGGGCCGGCTGGACGACACCTTCGTCGACGCGCTGTGCGAGCCGGCGGAGGTGTTCACCTACGGCGGGATGATCGCCCACGTGCTGACCTTCGCCGCGCACCGCCGCTGCCTCGTGGTGATGGCACTCGCCAAGCACGGGGTGCCGGACCTCGGCTGGGGCGACCCGATGACCTGGGTGGCGCAGCCGGCGTAA
- a CDS encoding iron-containing redox enzyme family protein → MQLPLHRGPVSRALTDSLRDGTPLDVAALLPLVEAVEDVVRDEDLQLALWTAYELHYGGFDDVDAGREWDPEVLRLRGALEARFEEQLRALTAGPVAAALDGPGDVADRIFAQANAADGPSLSRFLQREATAEQFREVLVHRSVYQLKEADPHTFVIPRLPGAAKVALVELQFDEYGAGRPERQHAQMFAAGMDECGLDSSYGAYVDVVPAATLALNNAMSLLCLHRRLRGAAVGHLAAIEVTSSLPCRKYVQGLRRLDLSPAMAEYFDEHVEADAVHEQVATRDICAAAVEHEPALAEDVHFGVAVSLLMDELLAEHVLACFGDGASSLRSVEPAVRTSAARSAA, encoded by the coding sequence ATGCAGCTCCCCCTCCACCGCGGCCCGGTCAGCCGGGCGTTGACCGACTCCCTGCGCGACGGCACGCCGCTCGACGTGGCGGCGCTGCTGCCCCTGGTCGAGGCGGTCGAGGACGTCGTACGCGACGAGGACCTGCAGCTCGCGCTGTGGACGGCCTACGAGCTGCACTACGGCGGGTTCGACGACGTCGACGCCGGCCGCGAGTGGGACCCCGAGGTGCTGCGCCTGCGCGGCGCGCTCGAGGCTCGGTTCGAGGAGCAGCTGCGCGCGCTCACGGCCGGTCCGGTGGCCGCGGCGCTCGACGGCCCCGGGGACGTGGCCGACCGGATCTTCGCCCAGGCGAACGCCGCAGACGGGCCCTCGCTGAGCCGCTTCCTGCAGCGGGAGGCGACCGCCGAGCAGTTCCGCGAGGTGCTGGTGCACCGCAGCGTCTACCAGCTCAAGGAGGCCGACCCGCACACGTTCGTCATCCCGCGGCTGCCCGGGGCGGCGAAGGTCGCGCTCGTCGAGCTGCAGTTCGACGAGTACGGCGCCGGGCGCCCCGAGCGCCAGCACGCGCAGATGTTCGCGGCGGGCATGGACGAGTGCGGGCTCGACAGCAGCTACGGCGCGTACGTCGACGTGGTGCCGGCCGCGACGCTCGCGCTGAACAACGCGATGAGCCTGCTGTGCCTGCACCGCCGGCTGCGCGGCGCGGCCGTCGGCCACCTCGCGGCGATCGAGGTCACGAGCTCGCTGCCCTGCCGGAAGTACGTCCAGGGCCTGCGCCGCCTCGACCTCTCGCCGGCGATGGCGGAGTACTTCGACGAGCACGTCGAGGCCGACGCGGTGCACGAGCAGGTCGCCACCCGAGACATCTGCGCGGCCGCCGTCGAGCACGAGCCGGCGCTGGCCGAGGACGTGCACTTCGGGGTCGCGGTGTCGCTGCTGATGGACGAGCTGCTGGCCGAGCACGTGCTGGCCTGCTTCGGCGACGGGGCGAGCTCGCTGCGCTCCGTCGAGCCCGCCGTCCGCACGTCGGCCGCCCGGTCCGCCGCATGA
- a CDS encoding PLP-dependent cysteine synthase family protein — MTTSGVDGCCREVHRPDDRSWVNEAIRKVEADSNRSADTHLHVFPLPEGWDVDLYLKDESVHPTGSLKHRLARSLFLYALCNGWIREGTTVIEASSGSTAVSEAYFARLLGLPFVAVMPATTSRGKIELIEFHGGRCHLVEDPSTMYDEARRLADESGGHYMDQFTYAERATDWRGNNNIAESIFEQLSQERHPVPAWVVVGAGTGGTSATIGRFVRYRRFDTQVCVVDPEGSAFFEGWRSSDPGYRTGRGSRIEGIGRPRVEPSFIPTVVDAMVSVPDAASVAAMRWCSRVTGRLVGGSTGTALWGALRLVSSMRTAGTAGSVVTLLCDGGERYTATYYDDDWLAAQGIDIAPYAQTLETFYETGAWVEPALGVR, encoded by the coding sequence GTGACCACGTCCGGGGTCGACGGCTGCTGCCGCGAGGTGCACCGGCCCGACGACCGGTCCTGGGTCAACGAGGCGATCCGCAAGGTCGAGGCGGACAGCAACCGGTCCGCCGACACGCACCTGCACGTCTTCCCGCTGCCGGAGGGCTGGGACGTCGACCTGTACCTCAAGGACGAGTCGGTGCACCCGACCGGGTCGCTGAAGCACCGGCTGGCCCGCTCGCTGTTCCTCTACGCGCTCTGCAACGGCTGGATCCGCGAGGGCACTACGGTCATCGAGGCGTCCTCGGGCTCCACCGCGGTGTCCGAGGCGTACTTCGCCCGGCTGCTCGGGCTGCCGTTCGTCGCGGTCATGCCGGCCACCACCTCGCGCGGCAAGATCGAGCTGATCGAGTTCCACGGCGGCCGCTGCCACCTCGTCGAGGACCCCTCGACGATGTACGACGAGGCCCGCCGGCTCGCCGACGAGAGCGGCGGCCACTACATGGACCAGTTCACCTACGCGGAGCGGGCCACCGACTGGCGCGGCAACAACAACATCGCCGAGTCGATCTTCGAGCAGCTCTCCCAGGAGCGGCACCCGGTCCCGGCCTGGGTGGTCGTCGGCGCCGGGACCGGCGGCACCTCGGCGACGATCGGACGCTTCGTGCGCTACCGGCGTTTCGACACCCAGGTCTGCGTGGTGGACCCCGAGGGCTCGGCGTTCTTCGAGGGGTGGCGCTCCTCCGACCCCGGCTACCGGACCGGGCGCGGCTCGCGGATCGAGGGCATCGGCCGCCCCCGCGTCGAGCCGTCCTTCATCCCCACCGTCGTCGACGCGATGGTGTCGGTGCCCGACGCGGCCTCGGTCGCCGCGATGCGGTGGTGCTCACGGGTCACCGGCCGACTGGTCGGCGGCTCGACGGGCACCGCGCTGTGGGGCGCGCTGCGGCTGGTCTCCTCGATGCGCACGGCGGGCACGGCCGGTAGCGTGGTGACGCTGCTGTGCGACGGCGGGGAGCGGTACACCGCGACGTACTACGACGACGACTGGCTCGCGGCCCAGGGCATCGACATCGCGCCGTACGCGCAGACGCTGGAGACGTTCTACGAGACCGGCGCCTGGGTCGAGCCGGCCCTGGGCGTCCGGTGA
- a CDS encoding Na+/H+ antiporter → MPSRSWSSPSPPSAAGTTCPPPLVLVALGAGASFLPFVPEVHLTSEVVLVGLLPPLLYAAALQTSLVDFNANRRAILLLSIGLVAFTTVGVAVVAYAVIPAVTWPAAFALGAVVAPPDAVSATAIARRIGIPRRIVTILEGESLLNDATALVALRTAIAVGGAGTAVALGDQITVLDVGLDFVLAAAGGVLVGLVLYFVVGRVRRRVTDPVIDTSLSLVTPFVAYVAAEEIHGSGVLAVVVAGLLLGHKAPILQTAGSRVAERLNWRTIQFLLENVVFLLIGLQVRWILRDVQDSGVPVTDVVTLCLATFAAVVVLRLVWVFPARYLLVRPARDRETGEHPSWQHTTVLGWAGMRGVVTLAAAFAIPKEFDYRETLILTALFVAAATLFVQGSTLPWLVKALKLPRPDPREDALARAALFEKASAAGLEVLELHHNDDDPFNTVQSLRDRSAQRNTAAWERLGNNPGEETPSESYTRLRLEMLDAERAKVLHVRSTGSIPHEVVEDVLATLDVEESMLDVSTARNEELNDSETVSGIAGTIALCEHLRSAPRDVESRVERECEDCVRDGFTQWVHLRKCLECGHMACCDSSPRRHASLHAEEAAHPVMRSAEPGEDWRWCFVDNRLG, encoded by the coding sequence CTGCCCTCGCGGTCGTGGTCATCGCCGTCGCCGCCCTCTGCGGCCGGTACGACCTGCCCGCCCCCCCTCGTCCTCGTCGCGCTCGGCGCCGGCGCCTCCTTCCTGCCGTTCGTCCCCGAGGTCCACCTGACCTCGGAGGTGGTGCTGGTCGGGCTGCTGCCGCCGCTGCTGTACGCCGCGGCCCTGCAGACCTCCCTGGTCGACTTCAACGCCAACCGGCGCGCGATCCTCCTGCTCTCGATCGGTCTCGTCGCGTTCACCACGGTCGGTGTCGCCGTGGTCGCCTACGCCGTCATCCCGGCCGTCACCTGGCCCGCCGCCTTCGCCCTCGGTGCGGTCGTCGCGCCTCCCGACGCCGTCTCCGCGACCGCGATCGCCCGGCGGATCGGCATCCCGCGCCGGATCGTCACGATCCTGGAGGGCGAGTCGCTGCTCAACGACGCGACCGCCCTGGTCGCGCTGCGCACCGCCATCGCGGTGGGCGGCGCGGGCACCGCCGTCGCCCTCGGCGACCAGATCACCGTGCTGGACGTCGGCCTCGACTTCGTGCTCGCGGCGGCCGGCGGGGTGCTCGTCGGGCTGGTCCTGTACTTCGTCGTGGGCCGCGTGCGGCGCCGCGTGACCGACCCGGTGATCGACACCAGCCTCTCCCTGGTCACCCCGTTCGTCGCGTACGTCGCGGCCGAGGAGATCCACGGGTCCGGCGTGCTCGCCGTGGTGGTCGCCGGCCTGCTGCTGGGCCACAAGGCACCGATCCTGCAGACCGCCGGGTCACGGGTCGCGGAGCGGCTGAACTGGCGCACCATCCAGTTCCTGCTCGAGAACGTGGTGTTCCTGCTGATCGGGCTCCAGGTCCGGTGGATCCTGCGCGACGTGCAGGACAGCGGCGTACCCGTCACCGACGTCGTCACGCTGTGCCTGGCCACCTTCGCCGCGGTGGTCGTGCTCCGGCTGGTGTGGGTGTTCCCGGCCCGGTACCTGCTGGTCCGGCCCGCCCGGGACCGGGAGACCGGGGAGCACCCGTCGTGGCAGCACACCACCGTGCTCGGCTGGGCCGGGATGCGGGGTGTGGTGACCCTGGCGGCCGCGTTCGCGATCCCCAAGGAGTTCGACTACCGCGAGACGCTGATCCTCACCGCGCTGTTCGTGGCGGCCGCGACGCTCTTCGTCCAGGGCTCGACGCTGCCGTGGCTGGTGAAGGCGCTCAAGCTGCCCCGGCCCGACCCGCGGGAGGACGCGCTGGCGCGGGCCGCGCTGTTCGAGAAGGCGTCGGCGGCGGGCCTGGAGGTCCTGGAGCTGCACCACAACGACGACGACCCGTTCAACACCGTGCAGTCGCTGCGCGACCGGTCCGCCCAGCGCAACACCGCGGCGTGGGAGCGGCTCGGCAACAACCCCGGCGAGGAGACTCCCAGCGAGTCCTACACCCGGTTGCGGCTGGAGATGCTCGACGCCGAGCGGGCCAAGGTGCTGCACGTGCGCAGCACCGGGTCGATCCCGCACGAGGTGGTGGAGGACGTGCTCGCCACGCTCGACGTGGAGGAGTCCATGCTCGACGTCAGCACGGCCCGCAACGAGGAGCTCAACGACTCCGAGACCGTCAGCGGCATCGCGGGCACCATCGCGCTCTGCGAGCACCTCCGGTCGGCGCCGCGCGACGTCGAGTCCCGGGTGGAGCGGGAGTGCGAGGACTGCGTGCGGGACGGCTTCACCCAGTGGGTGCACCTGCGCAAGTGCCTGGAGTGCGGGCACATGGCCTGCTGCGACTCCTCGCCCCGCCGGCACGCCAGCCTGCATGCCGAGGAGGCCGCCCACCCGGTGATGCGCTCCGCGGAGCCCGGCGAGGACTGGCGCTGGTGCTTCGTGGACAACCGCCTCGGCTGA
- a CDS encoding CDGSH iron-sulfur domain-containing protein: MSGTVRLRDGQLAVGETDAVVRACPGGPWLVRGADGVETKDGAVHATTRPVVAVCACERTQRAPWCDGTHKVLRPRAATPR, encoded by the coding sequence ATGAGCGGGACGGTGCGGCTGCGCGACGGGCAGCTGGCGGTGGGCGAGACCGACGCCGTGGTGCGCGCCTGCCCCGGTGGTCCGTGGCTGGTCCGCGGCGCCGACGGCGTCGAGACCAAGGACGGCGCCGTGCACGCCACGACCCGCCCGGTGGTCGCGGTGTGCGCGTGCGAGCGCACGCAGCGGGCCCCGTGGTGCGACGGCACCCACAAGGTGCTCCGCCCGAGAGCCGCCACCCCCCGATAG
- a CDS encoding maleylpyruvate isomerase family mycothiol-dependent enzyme yields the protein MDAVEEWRAAYGRVTDLVGSLGAEEAARRVPACPDWTVRDLLSHMIGLDADVVAGDEPDDHNSTWTQRQVDARAGRTVGELLEEWRSLVGPLTGWMQEFTTRPLGDLVIHEQDLRGALGRPGARDNAGLLSLRDRMLGRFEARLGAARPIALYGGSWQWCSSGPASDAEVVVRASEFDLARALMSRRSAAQIRRWTERGDVAPYLPAFETLGPLPADELDD from the coding sequence ATGGACGCTGTGGAGGAGTGGCGCGCCGCCTACGGCCGCGTGACGGACCTGGTCGGCTCGCTCGGCGCGGAGGAGGCCGCTCGTCGCGTGCCCGCGTGCCCGGACTGGACGGTGCGGGACCTGCTCTCGCACATGATCGGCCTGGACGCGGACGTGGTGGCCGGCGACGAGCCGGACGACCACAACAGCACCTGGACCCAGCGCCAGGTCGACGCGCGCGCCGGTCGCACGGTCGGCGAGCTCCTGGAGGAGTGGCGGTCGCTCGTCGGCCCGCTGACCGGGTGGATGCAGGAGTTCACCACCCGGCCGCTCGGCGACCTGGTCATCCACGAGCAGGACCTGCGCGGCGCCCTCGGCCGGCCCGGCGCCCGCGACAACGCCGGCCTGCTCTCCCTGCGCGACCGGATGCTGGGCCGGTTCGAGGCCCGGCTCGGCGCCGCGAGGCCGATCGCGTTGTACGGCGGGTCGTGGCAGTGGTGCTCGTCCGGGCCCGCGTCCGACGCCGAGGTCGTCGTGCGGGCGAGCGAGTTCGACCTGGCACGGGCGCTGATGAGCCGTCGCTCGGCCGCCCAGATCCGTCGGTGGACCGAGCGCGGCGACGTGGCGCCGTACCTCCCGGCCTTCGAGACCCTCGGGCCGCTGCCCGCCGACGAGCTCGACGACTGA
- a CDS encoding 1,4-dihydroxy-2-naphthoate polyprenyltransferase, with protein sequence MTTPAQWLEGARPRTLPAAVSPVLAGTGVAAYLDQAVWWKAALALLVSLALQVGVNYANDYSDGIRGTDADRVGPLRLVGSGVASPGSVKAAAFAAFGVAMAAGLVLAATTGWWLVLVGALAVVAAWFYTGGSQPYGYHALGEVMVFVFFGLVAVMGTTYVQTESFPLPALYAAVGIGALACAILVANNVRDVPTDRESGKRTLAVVLGDERSRYLYALLVGVAAVALVALGLSTSRLAWLGFAFLLPAVPAARLVLTGTTDRGLVPVLQRTGVAELLWSLGAFVGLLLATA encoded by the coding sequence GTGACAACCCCAGCGCAGTGGCTCGAAGGTGCACGCCCCCGCACCCTGCCCGCGGCCGTCTCCCCCGTGCTCGCCGGCACCGGCGTCGCGGCCTACCTCGACCAGGCGGTCTGGTGGAAGGCGGCTCTCGCGCTGCTGGTCTCGCTCGCGCTCCAGGTCGGCGTGAACTACGCCAACGACTACTCCGACGGCATCCGCGGCACCGACGCCGACCGGGTCGGCCCGCTGCGGCTGGTCGGGTCGGGGGTCGCCTCGCCCGGGTCGGTGAAGGCCGCGGCGTTCGCGGCGTTCGGGGTCGCGATGGCGGCCGGGCTGGTGCTGGCCGCGACGACCGGGTGGTGGCTGGTGCTGGTCGGCGCGCTGGCGGTGGTCGCCGCGTGGTTCTACACCGGCGGCTCGCAGCCCTACGGCTACCACGCGCTCGGCGAGGTGATGGTGTTCGTGTTCTTCGGGCTGGTCGCGGTGATGGGGACGACGTACGTGCAGACCGAGTCGTTCCCGCTGCCCGCCCTGTACGCCGCGGTGGGGATCGGCGCGCTGGCCTGCGCGATCCTGGTGGCCAACAACGTGCGCGACGTGCCGACGGACCGCGAGTCGGGCAAGCGGACGCTGGCCGTCGTGCTCGGCGACGAGCGCAGCCGGTACCTCTACGCCCTGCTCGTCGGCGTGGCCGCGGTCGCCCTGGTCGCGCTCGGCCTGTCCACCAGCCGGCTGGCCTGGCTGGGCTTCGCCTTCCTGCTGCCGGCGGTCCCCGCGGCGCGGCTGGTGCTGACCGGCACCACCGACCGCGGGCTGGTCCCGGTGCTGCAGCGGACCGGCGTGGCCGAGCTGCTGTGGTCCCTCGGCGCCTTCGTCGGCCTCCTGCTCGCCACCGCCTGA
- a CDS encoding AMP-binding protein encodes MSRPSLNPVHGTAGEILALLRAWDAAEDPAPLAVETSGSTGTPKRVLLSRAAMRASADATHTRLGGPGQWLLNLPPSYVAGLQVLFRSVRAGTEPVVQDGPFGEAAASMTGARRYVSLVPTQLVRMLDEDALRGFDTVLVGGARLEPALRTRAERAGVRVVATYGMSETCGGCVYDGRPLDGVAVKTGADGRVRIGGAVVFTGYDGRPDLTAQAKEGGWFVTQDLGRIDHDGLLRVDGRVDDVVVSGGVNVPTTAVAARLREHPEVRDAEVVGVPDPEWGAAVVALLVGDLALDAARGWVADALPRAWAPRRVVPLDALPLLPNGKPDRLALQREARLDPPPGPGRP; translated from the coding sequence GTGAGCCGCCCCAGCCTGAACCCCGTGCACGGTACGGCGGGCGAGATCCTGGCGCTGCTCCGTGCGTGGGACGCCGCCGAGGACCCCGCACCTTTGGCCGTCGAGACGTCCGGCTCGACCGGCACCCCCAAGCGCGTGCTGCTCTCCCGGGCGGCGATGCGGGCCTCCGCCGACGCGACGCACACCCGGCTCGGCGGCCCGGGCCAGTGGCTGCTGAACCTCCCGCCGTCCTACGTCGCCGGCCTCCAGGTGCTGTTCCGCTCCGTCCGGGCCGGCACCGAGCCGGTCGTCCAGGACGGCCCGTTCGGCGAGGCGGCCGCATCGATGACCGGCGCGCGGCGGTACGTCTCCCTGGTCCCGACCCAGCTCGTGCGGATGCTCGACGAGGACGCCCTGCGCGGCTTCGACACCGTGCTCGTCGGCGGCGCGCGGCTCGAGCCGGCCCTGCGGACCCGGGCCGAGCGCGCCGGGGTCCGGGTGGTGGCGACGTACGGGATGAGCGAGACCTGCGGCGGCTGCGTGTACGACGGGCGTCCCCTCGACGGGGTCGCGGTCAAGACCGGCGCCGACGGGCGGGTCCGGATCGGGGGCGCCGTCGTCTTCACCGGGTACGACGGGCGGCCCGACCTCACCGCGCAGGCCAAGGAGGGCGGCTGGTTCGTGACCCAGGACCTGGGCCGGATCGACCACGACGGGCTGCTCCGGGTCGACGGACGCGTCGACGACGTGGTGGTCTCCGGCGGCGTCAACGTGCCCACCACGGCGGTGGCGGCGCGGCTGCGGGAGCACCCGGAGGTGCGCGACGCCGAGGTGGTCGGGGTGCCCGATCCCGAGTGGGGCGCCGCGGTCGTCGCGCTGCTGGTCGGGGACCTGGCCCTGGACGCCGCACGGGGCTGGGTGGCCGACGCCCTGCCCCGCGCGTGGGCGCCGCGCCGCGTCGTACCCCTGGACGCGCTGCCGCTGCTGCCGAACGGCAAGCCGGACCGGCTCGCCCTGCAGCGGGAGGCCCGGCTCGACCCGCCACCAGGCCCGGGTCGACCGTGA
- a CDS encoding o-succinylbenzoate synthase encodes MNVFSIPMTTRFRGITVREGMLLRGDAGWGEFSPFLEYDAAVAAPWLRAAREAADVGWPAPLRSSVPVNVTVPAVDAERAAAIVRAGNGCRTAKVKVGEPGQSLADDQARLEAVRDALGPDGRIRIDVNGLWSVDEAVGRIPVLDRAAGGLEYVEQPVTDVEDLAVVRRRVAVPIAADESIRRAEDPYRVRDLEAADVAVLKVQPLGGVRACLRIAEDIGLPVVVSSALETSVGIAAGVALAAALPELPFACGLATVQLLTDDVVAHPLLPLDGRLPVVRPEVDAAALARTRATPEREQHWRDRLAGIGSRP; translated from the coding sequence GTGAACGTGTTCTCCATCCCCATGACGACGCGGTTCCGGGGGATCACCGTCCGGGAGGGGATGCTGCTGCGCGGCGACGCCGGGTGGGGCGAGTTCAGCCCGTTCCTGGAGTACGACGCCGCGGTGGCCGCGCCCTGGCTGCGGGCCGCCCGCGAGGCCGCCGACGTCGGCTGGCCCGCACCGCTGCGCAGCAGCGTCCCGGTCAACGTCACGGTCCCGGCCGTCGACGCCGAACGGGCGGCGGCGATCGTCCGGGCCGGCAACGGCTGCCGCACCGCCAAGGTCAAGGTCGGCGAGCCGGGCCAGAGCCTGGCCGACGACCAGGCCCGCCTCGAGGCGGTCCGCGACGCGCTCGGCCCGGACGGTCGGATCCGCATCGACGTCAACGGCCTGTGGTCGGTGGACGAGGCGGTCGGCCGGATCCCCGTGCTGGACCGGGCGGCCGGCGGGCTGGAGTACGTCGAGCAGCCGGTGACGGACGTCGAGGACCTGGCCGTCGTACGGCGCCGGGTGGCCGTGCCGATCGCCGCCGACGAGTCGATCCGGCGGGCCGAGGACCCCTACCGGGTCCGGGACCTGGAGGCCGCCGACGTCGCGGTGCTCAAGGTGCAGCCGCTCGGCGGGGTGCGCGCGTGCCTGCGGATCGCCGAGGACATCGGCCTGCCGGTGGTGGTGTCCAGCGCCCTGGAGACCAGCGTCGGCATCGCGGCCGGCGTCGCGCTGGCGGCCGCGCTGCCCGAGCTGCCGTTCGCCTGCGGCCTGGCGACCGTCCAGCTGCTCACCGACGACGTCGTCGCGCACCCGCTGCTGCCGCTCGACGGCCGGCTGCCCGTCGTGCGCCCGGAGGTCGACGCGGCCGCGCTCGCCCGCACCCGCGCCACACCGGAGCGCGAGCAGCACTGGCGGGACCGGCTCGCGGGGATAGGTTCTCGACCATGA
- the menD gene encoding 2-succinyl-5-enolpyruvyl-6-hydroxy-3-cyclohexene-1-carboxylic-acid synthase, which translates to MTPANASTALATTLLDELARCGVRDVVLAPGSRSAALAFAAHRDQDRLRLHTRIDERSAGFLALGIARTSRRPVVVVTTSGTAVANLHPAVLEASHAGVQLILVTADRPARLRGSNANQTTEQAGIFGTAVREHADVPAGYPGSGEVERRQVVGWRALAARTAAVANGRLGGRPGPVHLNVQFEEPLVPDVGDGWGSALDGAPDGGPWMTPGGRPVATPEPVSRDLRTVVVAGDDAGPPARVLAEAAGWPLLAEPTSGSRTGEAAIRTYRLLLGDADLAGRIQQVVVFGHPTLSRPVGRLLARDDIELYAVRGPSGWTDSGHHVHAVVDRIELEGVDASWFTSEKVAPPAREADPWLAEWRRRDAELSRRLDQHLAQRGAMTPQQVAGTVSAALPPGGLLFVGASNPVRDLDLMVARYQVGDRRMVVGNRGLAGIDGSVSSAVGAALGRPRSTRAIALLGDVTFLHDTNGLLIGPGEERPDLTIVVVNDDGGSIFASLEQGAEQHAASYDKLFGTPHGVDVASLCAATRTPHWKVGSVAELQHALASPAGGIEVVEAVVRRDDRRELDAAIRALAAQD; encoded by the coding sequence ATGACCCCGGCGAACGCCTCCACCGCGCTGGCCACCACGCTGCTCGACGAGCTGGCCCGCTGCGGTGTCCGGGACGTGGTGCTCGCCCCCGGCTCCCGCAGCGCGGCCCTGGCGTTCGCGGCGCACCGCGACCAGGACCGGCTGCGGCTGCACACCCGGATCGACGAGCGGTCCGCCGGCTTCCTGGCCCTGGGCATCGCGCGCACCAGCCGGCGCCCCGTCGTGGTGGTCACCACCAGCGGCACGGCGGTCGCGAACCTGCACCCGGCGGTGCTCGAGGCGTCCCACGCCGGGGTGCAGCTGATCCTGGTCACCGCGGACCGGCCGGCCCGGCTGCGCGGCAGCAACGCCAACCAGACCACCGAGCAGGCCGGGATCTTCGGGACCGCGGTGCGCGAGCACGCGGACGTGCCGGCCGGCTACCCGGGCAGCGGCGAGGTCGAGCGGCGCCAGGTCGTCGGGTGGCGGGCGCTGGCCGCCCGCACCGCCGCGGTCGCCAACGGCCGGCTCGGCGGCCGGCCCGGTCCGGTGCACCTCAACGTGCAGTTCGAGGAGCCGCTGGTCCCGGACGTCGGTGACGGCTGGGGGAGCGCGCTGGACGGGGCGCCCGACGGCGGCCCCTGGATGACCCCGGGCGGCCGCCCGGTCGCCACGCCCGAGCCGGTCAGCCGCGACCTGCGCACGGTCGTGGTCGCGGGCGACGACGCGGGTCCGCCGGCCCGGGTGCTCGCCGAGGCCGCCGGCTGGCCGCTGCTCGCCGAGCCGACCAGCGGCTCGCGCACCGGCGAGGCGGCGATCCGGACCTACCGGCTGCTGCTCGGCGACGCCGACCTGGCCGGCCGCATCCAGCAGGTCGTGGTGTTCGGCCACCCGACCCTCTCGCGCCCGGTCGGCCGGCTGCTGGCCCGCGACGACATCGAGCTGTACGCCGTGCGGGGGCCGTCGGGCTGGACCGACTCCGGGCACCACGTGCACGCCGTGGTCGACCGGATCGAGCTCGAGGGCGTGGACGCGAGCTGGTTCACCAGCGAGAAGGTGGCGCCGCCCGCGCGCGAGGCCGACCCCTGGCTCGCGGAGTGGCGGCGCCGCGACGCCGAGCTGTCCCGCCGGCTCGACCAGCACCTCGCGCAGCGGGGCGCGATGACCCCCCAGCAGGTCGCCGGCACGGTGAGCGCCGCGCTGCCCCCGGGCGGGCTGCTGTTCGTCGGCGCCTCCAACCCCGTGCGCGACCTCGACCTGATGGTCGCGAGGTACCAGGTCGGCGACCGGCGGATGGTCGTCGGCAACCGCGGCCTGGCCGGCATCGACGGCTCGGTGTCGAGCGCGGTCGGCGCCGCGCTGGGTCGCCCGCGCAGCACCCGGGCGATCGCCCTGCTCGGCGACGTGACGTTCCTGCACGACACCAACGGGCTGCTGATCGGGCCCGGCGAGGAACGCCCGGACCTGACGATCGTGGTGGTCAACGACGACGGCGGCTCGATCTTCGCCTCCCTGGAGCAGGGCGCCGAGCAGCACGCGGCGTCCTACGACAAGCTGTTCGGCACCCCGCACGGCGTGGACGTGGCCAGCCTCTGCGCCGCCACCCGCACCCCGCACTGGAAGGTCGGCTCGGTGGCCGAGCTGCAGCACGCGCTGGCCAGCCCGGCCGGCGGCATCGAGGTGGTGGAGGCCGTCGTACGCCGGGACGACCGCCGCGAGCTGGACGCCGCGATCCGGGCGCTGGCTGCGCAAGACTGA